Proteins encoded within one genomic window of Felis catus isolate Fca126 chromosome C1, F.catus_Fca126_mat1.0, whole genome shotgun sequence:
- the DNAJB2 gene encoding dnaJ homolog subfamily B member 2 isoform X2 has product MASYYDILDVPRSASADDIKKAYRKKALQWHPDKNPDNKEFAERKFKEVAEAYEVLSDKHKREIYDRYGREGLTGAGTGPSRAEPGGGGPGFTFTFRSPEEVFREFFGSGDPFAELFDDLGPFSELQSRGSRHSGPFFTFSSSFPGHSDFSSSSFSFSPGAGAFRSVSTSTTFVQGHRITTRRIMENGQERVEVEEDGQLKSVTINGVPDDLALGLELSRREQQQSVTSRSGGTQVRQTPVSRPSDSDLSEDDEDLQLAMAYSLSEMEAAGKKPADVF; this is encoded by the exons ATGGCATCCTACTACGATATCCTAGACGTGCCGCGAAGTGCGTCCGCTGATGACATCAAGAAGGC GTATCGGAAGAAGGCTCTACAGTGGCACCCAGACAAGAACCCGGATAATAAAGAATTTGCTGAGAGGAAGTTCAAGGAGGTGGCCGAGGCATATGAAGTGCTGTCAGACA AGCATAAGCGGGAGATCTACGACCGTTATGGCCGGGAAGGGCTGACTGGGGCAG GAACTGGCCCATCTCGAGCGGAACCTGGTGGTGGTGGGCCCGGCTTCACCTTCACCTTCCGCAGCCCTGAGGAGGTCTTCCGGGAGTTCTTCGGGAGCGGAGACCCTTTTGCGGAGCTCTTTG ATGACCTGGGCCCCTTCTCAGAGCTTCAGAGCCGGGGTTCCCGACACTCGGGCCCCTTCttcaccttctcttcctccttccctgggcACTCTG ATTTCTCCTCCTCATCTTTCTCCTTCAGTCCTGGGGCTGGTGCTTTTCGCTCTGTTTCTACGTCTACCACCTTTGTCCAAGGACACCGCATCACGACACGCAG AATCATGGAGAACGGGCAGGAACGGGTGGAAGTGGAAGAAGACGGGCAGCTGAAGTCAGTCACAATCAATG GTGTCCCAGACGACCTGGCACTGGGCTTGGAGCTGAGCCGGCGTGAGCAGCAACAGTCTGTCACCTCCAGGTCCGGGGGCACACAGGTCCGGCAGACCCCTGTCTCCCGCCCCTCTGACAGCGACCTCTCTGAGGATGATGAAGATCTGCAGCTCGCCATGGCCTACAGCCTGTCAGAGATGGAGGCAGCTGGGAAGAAACCGGCAG ATGTGTTCTGA
- the DNAJB2 gene encoding dnaJ homolog subfamily B member 2 isoform X1 — protein sequence MASYYDILDVPRSASADDIKKAYRKKALQWHPDKNPDNKEFAERKFKEVAEAYEVLSDKHKREIYDRYGREGLTGAGTGPSRAEPGGGGPGFTFTFRSPEEVFREFFGSGDPFAELFDDLGPFSELQSRGSRHSGPFFTFSSSFPGHSDFSSSSFSFSPGAGAFRSVSTSTTFVQGHRITTRRIMENGQERVEVEEDGQLKSVTINGVPDDLALGLELSRREQQQSVTSRSGGTQVRQTPVSRPSDSDLSEDDEDLQLAMAYSLSEMEAAGKKPAGGRGAQRRRQGRPKAQDQDPGMGGAPETARGDATKPSPSPEEKASRCLIL from the exons ATGGCATCCTACTACGATATCCTAGACGTGCCGCGAAGTGCGTCCGCTGATGACATCAAGAAGGC GTATCGGAAGAAGGCTCTACAGTGGCACCCAGACAAGAACCCGGATAATAAAGAATTTGCTGAGAGGAAGTTCAAGGAGGTGGCCGAGGCATATGAAGTGCTGTCAGACA AGCATAAGCGGGAGATCTACGACCGTTATGGCCGGGAAGGGCTGACTGGGGCAG GAACTGGCCCATCTCGAGCGGAACCTGGTGGTGGTGGGCCCGGCTTCACCTTCACCTTCCGCAGCCCTGAGGAGGTCTTCCGGGAGTTCTTCGGGAGCGGAGACCCTTTTGCGGAGCTCTTTG ATGACCTGGGCCCCTTCTCAGAGCTTCAGAGCCGGGGTTCCCGACACTCGGGCCCCTTCttcaccttctcttcctccttccctgggcACTCTG ATTTCTCCTCCTCATCTTTCTCCTTCAGTCCTGGGGCTGGTGCTTTTCGCTCTGTTTCTACGTCTACCACCTTTGTCCAAGGACACCGCATCACGACACGCAG AATCATGGAGAACGGGCAGGAACGGGTGGAAGTGGAAGAAGACGGGCAGCTGAAGTCAGTCACAATCAATG GTGTCCCAGACGACCTGGCACTGGGCTTGGAGCTGAGCCGGCGTGAGCAGCAACAGTCTGTCACCTCCAGGTCCGGGGGCACACAGGTCCGGCAGACCCCTGTCTCCCGCCCCTCTGACAGCGACCTCTCTGAGGATGATGAAGATCTGCAGCTCGCCATGGCCTACAGCCTGTCAGAGATGGAGGCAGCTGGGAAGAAACCGGCAGGTGGGCGGGGGGCGCAGCGTCGACGGCAGGGGCGGCCCAAGGCTCAGGACCAAGATCCCGGCATGGGGGGGGCTCCTGAGACTGCCAGGGGGGACGCGACCAAACCCAGCCCGTCCCCGGAGGAGAAGGCCTCTCGCTGCCTCATCCTCTGA